The genomic stretch TATCGCCCGGCTGCAGGAGCGCGGTGTAGACCGCGAAGTTAGCCTGAGAGCCAGAGTGCGGCTGCACGTTTGCGTAGTCAGCGCCAAAAAGTTCTTTCGCACGGTCGATAGCCAGCTGCTCAACGATATCAACGTACTCGCAACCGCCGTAATAGCGCTTGCCCGGGTAACCTTCAGCGTATTTGTTGGTCAGCTGAGAACCCTGCGCCTGCATAACGCGAGGGCTGGTGTAGTTTTCGGAGGCGATCAGTTCGATGTGCTCTTCCTGACGTACTTTTTCCTGCTCCATAGCCTGCCACAGTTCGGCATCATAATCGGCAATGTTCATTTCACGCTTTAACATCCGCATCTCCTGACTCAGCTAACAAGTAAATTTTGGCCTGAAAAGGCAGTCCTGTTGGACAACGGGCAACAGTATAACTGATTAGTTCTGTGATAACAGGTCTTGACAAACGATTTTACGCAAACGTTTTCCTGCGCGCCACGCAAGGGTTTGAGGAATAAAGCTCTCCCCCTTTCCAGCGGATTTCTTTTCAGGTTTGTGATGCATATTTTTCATCTTGCAAAGAACCATTTACAACGCAGGGGTATTTTTTATAAGATGTATTTAAAATACATCATTAAAGTCACATCAGAAGGATGCGCTCATGCTCGACGCTCAAACCATCGCTACCGTTAAAGCCACCATCCCCCTGCTGGTGGAAACCGGCCCTAAACTCACCGCCCATTTTTACGATCGCATGTTCACGCATAACCCGGAGCTCAAAGAAATTTTCAACATGAGCAACCAGCGCAACGGCGATCAGCGCGAAGCGCTGTTCAACGCCATCGCGGCCTACGCCAGCAATATTGAAAACCTGGCGGCACTGCTGCCCGCGGTGGAAAAAATCGCGCAGAAGCACACCAGCTTCCAGATCCAGCCCGAGCAGTACAACATTGTGGGTGGCCACCTGCTGGCAACGCTGGACGAGATGTTCAGCCCGGGCCAGGAGGTGCTGGACGCGTGGGGGAAAGCCTACGGCGTGCTGGCAAACGTGTTTATCAACCGCGAAGCGCAGATCTACAGCGAAAACGCCAGCAAGAACGGCGGCTGGGAAGGCACGCGCGCCTTCCGCATCGTTGAGAAAACGCCGCGCAGCGCGCTGATTACCAGCTTTGAATTTGAGCCGGTGGACGGACAGCCGGTTGCCGATTACCAGCCGGGCCAGTATCTGGGCGTGTGGCTGAAGCCTGAAGGTTTCCCGCATCAGGAGATCCGCCAGTATTCTCTTACCCGCAAGCCAAACGGTAAAGGCTACCGCATTGCGGTGAAGCGCGAGGACGGCGGTCAGGTATCCAACTGGCTGCACAACGAAGCTAACGTGGGCGACGTGGTCCATCTGGCCGCGCCGGCGGGCGATTTCTTCATGGCCGTTGAAGCGAATACCCCGGTTACGCTGATCTCTGCGGGCGTCGGCCAAACGCCAATGCTGGCGATGCTCGATACGCTGGCGAAAGCCAACCACGGTGCGCAGGTCAACTGGTTCCACGCTGCGGAAAACGGTGACGTGCACGCTTTTGCCGATGAAGTGAAAACGCTCGGGGCTTCCCTGTCGCGCTTCACCGCGCACACCTGGTATCGCCTGCCGACGGAAGCAGACCGCACAGCTGCCCGCTTTGACAGTGAGGGTCTGATGAATCTGAGCCAGCGTGAAGGCCTGTTCAGCGCACCGGATATGCAGTTCTACGTCTGCGGGCCGGTGGCGTTTATGCAGTACGCCGCGAAGCAGCTGGTGGAGCTGGGCGTGAACAAAGACAACATTCACTACGAATGTTTCGGGCCGCATAAGGTGCTGTAATGCAAAAAGCCCCTCGTTCGAGGGGCTTTTTTTTCGCCGGGTGGCGGCTGCGCCTTTCCCGGCTACAAAACTTTTGGGAATGTTAAATCGCGGCGTCGTCTTCTTCGCCGGTACGGATACGGATCACGTGCGCCACGTCAAAGACGAAGATTTTACCGTCGCCGATTTTGCCCGTCTGCGCGGTGCGGATAATGGTATCCACGCAGGTATCGACGATATCGTCGCTGACCACGATTTCAATTTTCACTTTCGGCAGAAAGTCGACCATGTACTCTGCGCCACGATAAAGCTCGGTGTGGCCTTTCTGACGACCAAAACCTTTCACTTCCGTCACGGTCATCCCGGTGATGCCGACTTCCGCCAGCGCTTCACGCACGTCATCCAGTTTGAAAGGTTTAATAATCGCATCAATCTTTTTCATGGTGGGTCCTTAAACTCTTGCCTGTAAGCTGCCTCGTAATCGATTGCTCACAGTATCATACGGCATTACTCTTTAAAATCGTTTGCTTCCAGCTCGTGGCGCGACAGCAGCTTGTAGAACTCGGTGCGGTTGCGTCCGGCCATGCGCGCCGCGTGGGTCACGTTGCCTTTGGTGATCTGCAATAGCTTGCGCAGATAGTTGAGCTCAAACTGATTCCGCGCTTCCGCAAACGTCGGCAGGGCCGTGTTTTCCCCTTCCAGCGCCTGCTCTACAAGCGCATCGCTGATTACCGGTGAGGAGGTCAGCGCCACGCACTGCTCAATCACGTTCACCAGCTGGCGCACGTTACCCGGCCAGCCTGCGGCCATCAGCCGCTTCATCGCGTCGGTGGAGAACGCGCGCACAAACGGTTTATGACGATCGGCCGCCTGGCGCAGAAGATGATTCGCCAGCAGCGGAATGTCTTCCGCGCGCTCCGCCAGCGCCGGGATCTTCAGATTCACCACGTTCAGACGGTAGTAGAGATCTTCGCGAAACTCGTTGCGGGCCATCACTTTTGGCAAGTCGCGGTGGGTGGCGGAAATAATGCGCACGTTAATATCAATGTCGCGGTTGCTGCCCAGCGGGCGAACTTTTCGCTCCTGCAGCACGCGCAGCAGTTTGACCTGCAGCGGCGCGGGCATGTCGCCAATCTCGTCCAGGAACAGCGTGCCACCTTCCGCGGCCTGGAACAGCCCTTCCCGGCTGCTCACCGCGCCGGTGAATGCGCCGCGGGCATGACCAAACAGTTCAGATTCGAGAAGCTGTTCCGGAAGCGCGCCGCAGTTAATGGCGATAAAGGCGTTTTTACTGCGCGGGCTGGCGTTATGGATCGCCTGCGCCAGGATCTCTTTCCCGGTTCCGCTCTGGCCGTTGATGAGCACGCTGACGTCGGACTGCGCCACCATCCGGGCCTGTTCAAGCAGACGCAGCATAATGGGGCTGCGGGTGACGATGGACTCCCGCCACGCTTCATCCCCCGCCGGGGCGGCATGTTCCAGCGCGCTGTCGATAGCCTTATACAGCGCGTCTTTGTCCACCGGCTTGGTCAGGAAGCTGAAGACCCCCTGCTGCGTCGCGGCAACCGCATCCGGGATCGACCCGTGCGCCGTCAGGATGATCACGGGCATACCCGGCTGCTGCTTCTGGATCTCCGCGAACAGCTGCAGGCCATCCATTTCGTCCATCCGCAGGTCGCTTATCACCAGATCGATTTTCTCGCGGCTAAGGATCTTCAGCCCCTCCAGCCCGCTTTCGGCGGTCACGACGCTGTAGCCTTCACTCACCAGACGCATCCCCAGCAGCTTTAACAGCCCGGGATCGTCATCCACCAGTAAAAGATGGGCAGGTTTACGGCTCGTCATGCTTCACGTCCTCTTGTTTCGGCGTATCGCTGTCCGGTGACGCGGATGAACTCCCCGGCTGATATTTACGCGACGAGAGCTGCCTTTCGATATCGGTCAGGTTCTCCAGCTTACGCGTCGTGGTATCCAGCTGCGTACGTAAATGTTGCTGCTGTTGGCGCAGCGTATCAAGCTCGCTGTCGGTTGACTGCTGCAGCTTGCTGTAGCGGGAACGCTCTTCAGACAGCTGAAGTTGTAATGTCTGCCCATCGCGCCAGAGCTGGTATACCGGGCGTACCTGCACGGGAAGATTGACCACAAACGTGTCCAGCCGGGTGACATTGACGCGGCGTTCAACGGGGGTGATTTTCGCATCTGCAAGTAAAATCCCACGCTTGAACGCGTCCTGCCAGGTGTCGTCATCCAGCATCGCGGCCTTCGAGCGGGCGTCTACCGGCGCCAGACGCTGGGCGCAGTCTATTCCACGCAGCCAGAACAGCGGGTTGCTTTCAACGTCATGTCCTGACAGGTTCCAGATGTCGTCACAGCGGGTTGAGAGGAAGTCTGCCAGCTGGTTATCGGGCCATTTATCTTCCTGTTTATCGCTAATAGCACTTTGTGGCGCATGGGAAACACACCCTGCCAGAAATAAACAGGGCAGGCTCAGGCTAAGCGTTTTGCTGGAAAACACCGCGCGTACGGCGCGGAAAAAGACGTGTGACATACTCACCAGACATAGATTCATTTTATTGATTTTTCCGGCTCACGGGCAGTTCGATACGGAAGCAAACATCTGAACGTTCGTCCGCGGCAATGTTTAGCTCACCCTGCATGCGTCGTATGCAGTCCCGGGCGATGCTCAAGCCCAGACCGCTTCCTTTAACCGCGCCTTTCCGCTGATGACTCCCCTGGAAAAAGGGTTCGAAGATCATGGTTTTTTCGTCATCGGGGATCGGGGTGCCGGTGTTTGCGACGTCAATAAACACCCGTGAACCATTCGTATTACTTCGGATATAAATGTTACCGGATTCAGTACCATAGTGCACCGCATTGGAGTAAAGATTATCCAGAACGCTCATCAGCAGCATGGGTTCAGCCAGGCACGCAGGCGCATTCAGCTCGACGCCGGTATGCATCATTTTAGCTCTTGCTGGCAAGCTGTGGGCCGAGATCACCATATCCACCAGCGGCTCAATCTCTACGTTTTCCAGTACGACCGCCCCGTCAGCCAGCTTGCGGTTGTAATCCAGCAGTTGCTCAATCAGCTTTTGTAGATTGCGGCTGCTGTCATCCAGGATCTCGACAATTTCTTTCTGTTCTGGCGTAAGGGGTCCTGCCACTTCGTCCGCCAGCAGCTCCGTCCCTTCGCGCATGCTGGCCAGCGGCGTTTTAAGCTCATGAGAGATATGGCGCAGGAACTGATGGCGCTGAGATTCGAGCCACGCCAGGCGCTCGGACAGCCAGATAATGCGCTGGCCGACGGATCGCAGCTCGCGCGGACCTTTAAAAGCGACCGTATCCCCGAGCGATTTCCCCTCCCCCAGACGGTTGATCATACGCTGGATGCCCTTCACCGGGCCGATGATCATGCGGGTAAAGAGCAGAACCAGCCCGAGACTCACCAGGAACAGCACCAGCGCCTGCCAGCCGAAGAACTGGCCGCGCTCGGCAATCTCCTGCTGGAGCTGCTGGCCGCGAGAGAAAATCACCGCGCGCGTAGACTGCACCATCTCGGTGTTGGCGCTGGCAAAAGCTTCGAGGCGCGCGGCAGCAACGGCATCCGGGCCGCTGTTGCTGCACTGCAGCTGCGCGAGATCGTTTAAATCCTGACGTAACGCCTGATAGAGCTTGTCGTCAGGTAAGACCCCCGCGTGAGCGTCCAGCATTTCGCTGTAGCGTTTACGCTGACTCTGATAAACCTTTTCCAGCGTCCGATCGTCAAGCACGCAATACTGACGATAGCTGCGCTCCATCTCAAGCGCGGCGTTGGTCATCGCTTCACTGCGTCTGGCGTCGATGAGCGTCGTGCGGTTGGTCAAAGCCGCCTGCGCGCTCAGCGCGTTCAGGCTTTGCCACGCCTGCCAGGCAAGGATTAGCAGCGGCAGCAGGATCAGCAGGAAGGCCATCATGACGAGCTGC from Enterobacter dykesii encodes the following:
- the hmpA gene encoding NO-inducible flavohemoprotein, whose protein sequence is MLDAQTIATVKATIPLLVETGPKLTAHFYDRMFTHNPELKEIFNMSNQRNGDQREALFNAIAAYASNIENLAALLPAVEKIAQKHTSFQIQPEQYNIVGGHLLATLDEMFSPGQEVLDAWGKAYGVLANVFINREAQIYSENASKNGGWEGTRAFRIVEKTPRSALITSFEFEPVDGQPVADYQPGQYLGVWLKPEGFPHQEIRQYSLTRKPNGKGYRIAVKREDGGQVSNWLHNEANVGDVVHLAAPAGDFFMAVEANTPVTLISAGVGQTPMLAMLDTLAKANHGAQVNWFHAAENGDVHAFADEVKTLGASLSRFTAHTWYRLPTEADRTAARFDSEGLMNLSQREGLFSAPDMQFYVCGPVAFMQYAAKQLVELGVNKDNIHYECFGPHKVL
- the glnB gene encoding nitrogen regulatory protein P-II yields the protein MKKIDAIIKPFKLDDVREALAEVGITGMTVTEVKGFGRQKGHTELYRGAEYMVDFLPKVKIEIVVSDDIVDTCVDTIIRTAQTGKIGDGKIFVFDVAHVIRIRTGEEDDAAI
- the glrR gene encoding two-component system response regulator GlrR is translated as MTSRKPAHLLLVDDDPGLLKLLGMRLVSEGYSVVTAESGLEGLKILSREKIDLVISDLRMDEMDGLQLFAEIQKQQPGMPVIILTAHGSIPDAVAATQQGVFSFLTKPVDKDALYKAIDSALEHAAPAGDEAWRESIVTRSPIMLRLLEQARMVAQSDVSVLINGQSGTGKEILAQAIHNASPRSKNAFIAINCGALPEQLLESELFGHARGAFTGAVSSREGLFQAAEGGTLFLDEIGDMPAPLQVKLLRVLQERKVRPLGSNRDIDINVRIISATHRDLPKVMARNEFREDLYYRLNVVNLKIPALAERAEDIPLLANHLLRQAADRHKPFVRAFSTDAMKRLMAAGWPGNVRQLVNVIEQCVALTSSPVISDALVEQALEGENTALPTFAEARNQFELNYLRKLLQITKGNVTHAARMAGRNRTEFYKLLSRHELEANDFKE
- the qseG gene encoding two-component system QseEF-associated lipoprotein QseG, which encodes MNLCLVSMSHVFFRAVRAVFSSKTLSLSLPCLFLAGCVSHAPQSAISDKQEDKWPDNQLADFLSTRCDDIWNLSGHDVESNPLFWLRGIDCAQRLAPVDARSKAAMLDDDTWQDAFKRGILLADAKITPVERRVNVTRLDTFVVNLPVQVRPVYQLWRDGQTLQLQLSEERSRYSKLQQSTDSELDTLRQQQQHLRTQLDTTTRKLENLTDIERQLSSRKYQPGSSSASPDSDTPKQEDVKHDEP
- the qseE gene encoding two component system sensor histidine kinase QseE/GlrK, which codes for MKRWPVFPRSLRQLVMMAFLLILLPLLILAWQAWQSLNALSAQAALTNRTTLIDARRSEAMTNAALEMERSYRQYCVLDDRTLEKVYQSQRKRYSEMLDAHAGVLPDDKLYQALRQDLNDLAQLQCSNSGPDAVAAARLEAFASANTEMVQSTRAVIFSRGQQLQQEIAERGQFFGWQALVLFLVSLGLVLLFTRMIIGPVKGIQRMINRLGEGKSLGDTVAFKGPRELRSVGQRIIWLSERLAWLESQRHQFLRHISHELKTPLASMREGTELLADEVAGPLTPEQKEIVEILDDSSRNLQKLIEQLLDYNRKLADGAVVLENVEIEPLVDMVISAHSLPARAKMMHTGVELNAPACLAEPMLLMSVLDNLYSNAVHYGTESGNIYIRSNTNGSRVFIDVANTGTPIPDDEKTMIFEPFFQGSHQRKGAVKGSGLGLSIARDCIRRMQGELNIAADERSDVCFRIELPVSRKNQ